One part of the Plasmodium yoelii strain 17X genome assembly, chromosome: 13 genome encodes these proteins:
- a CDS encoding myosin A, which produces MAVTNEELKTAHKIVRRVSNIEAFDKSGVVFKGYQIWTNISPTIEEDPNVMFVKCVVQHGSNQDKLNVVQIDPPGSGTPYEIDVKSAWNCNSQVDPMSFGDIGLLNHTNTPCVLDFLKHRYLKNQIYTTACPLIVAINPYKDLGNTTDEWIRKYRDASDHTRLPPHIFSCAREALSNLHGVNKSQTIIVSGESGAGKTEATKQIMKYFASSKNGNMDLYIQTAIMAANPVLEAFGNAKTIRNNNSSRFGRFMQLAISHEGGIRNGSVVAFLLEKSRIITQDDNERSYHIFYQFLKGADSNMKSKFGLKGIKDYKLLNPNSPDVDGIDDVKDFQEVITSLKNMQLNDEQIEVIFSIIAGILTLGNVRIVEKTEAGLSDAAGIHNDDMETFKKACELMFLDPELVKRELLIKVTIAGGNRIEGRWNKNDAEVLKLSLCKAMYEKLFLWIIKNLNSRIEPEGGFKAFMGMLDIFGFEVFKNNSLEQLFINITNEMLQKNFVDIVFERESKLYRDEGISTAELNYTSNKEVISVLCERGKSVLSYLEDQCLAPGGSDEKFVNACVVNLKSNEKFIPAKVASNKNFIIQHTIGPIQYCSDNFLLKNKDVLRGELVEIILGSGNKVVSGLFEGQVIEKGKMAKGSLIGSQFLNQLTSLMTLINSTEPHFIRCIKPNENKKPLEWCEPKILIQLHALSILEALVLRQLGYSYRRTFDEFLYQFKFVDINTSENSSLDSREKCNKILKLSGLSDDMLKIGKTMVFLKQDGAKMLSKIQREKLVEWENCVSVIEAAIMKYKHKQNVENNVSSLMRVQAHIRKRMVA; this is translated from the exons atggcTGTTACAAATGAGGAATTAAAAACAGCGCATAAAATTGTTAGAAGAGTTTCAAATATTGAAGCTTTTGATAAAAGTGGAGTAGTTTTTAAG GGATATCAAATATGGACAAATATATCCCCAACTATAGAAGAAGATCCCAATGTTATGTTTGTTAAGTGTGTTGTGCAACATGGCTCTAACCaagataaattaaatgtCGTTCAAATTGACCCACCTGGAAGCGGAACG CCATACGAAATCGACGTAAAAAGTGCATGGAATTGTAACTCACAAGTAGACCCTATGTCATTTGGTGATATCGGTTTATTAAACCACACCAATACACCCTGTGTTCTTGATTTTTTGAAGCATAGATATTTAAAGAATCAAATATACACCACTGCTTGTCCTTTAATTGTTGCAATAAACCCATATAAAGATTTGGGAAACACAACTGATGAATGGATTCGTAAATATCGTGATGCATCTGACCATACTAGATTACCACCCCATATTTTTTCATGCGCAAGAGAAGCTTTATCAAATTTACATGGTGTTAACAAGAGTCAAACTATTATTGTCTCTGGTGAATCTGGTGCAGGAAAAACCGAAGCAACAAAACaaattatgaaatattttGCTTCATCAAAAAATGGAAACAtggatttatatattcaaacAGCAATTATGGCAGCTAACCCAGTTCTTGAAGCTTTTGGTAATGCTAAGACAATAAGAAATAACAACTCATCCCGTTTTGGTCGTTTTATGCAGTTGGCTATATCTCATGAAGGAGGTATACGAAATGGTTCAGTTGTTGCATTTTTATTAGAAAAATCAAGAATTATAACTCAAGATGACAATGAAAGATCTTATCACATATTTTATCAGTTTTTAAAAGGTGCAGATAGCAATATGAAATCTAAATTTGGTTTGAAAGGCATTAAAGACTATAAATTATTGAACCCAAATTCACCTGATGTCGATGGTATAGATGATGTAAAGGATTTTCAAGAAGTAATAACctcattaaaaaatatgcaattAAATGATGAGCAAATTGAAGTAATATTCTCGATAATTGCTGGTATTTTAACATTAGGTAATGTTAGAATAGTAGAAAAAACGGAAGCTGGTTTATCTGACGCTGCAGGAATTCATAATGATGATATggaaacatttaaaaaagcaTGTGAATTAATGTTTTTAGACCCTGAATTAGTAAAGAGAGAGTTATTGATTAAAGTTACTATTGCTGGAGGAAATAGAATTGAAGGAAGatggaataaaaatgatgcaGAAGTATTGAAATTATCTTTATGTAAAGCAATgtatgaaaaattatttttatggattataaagaatttaaatAGTCGAATTGAACCAGAAGGTGGATTTAAAGCATTTATGGGTATGTTAGATATTTTCGGTTTTGaagtttttaaaaataattcattagaacaattatttattaacattacAAATGAAATGTTGCAGAAAAATTTTGTCGATATTGTATTTGAAAGAGAATCTAAATTATATAGAGATGAGGGAATATCAACTGCTGAATTAAATTACACATCTAATAAAGAGGTAATTAGTGTATTATGTGAAAGAGGAAAATCagttttatcatatttagaAGATCAATGTTTAGCACCAGGAGGATCAGATGAGAAATTTGTAAATGCATGTGTTGTAAATTTAAAGAGTAATGAGAAATTTATACCCGCAAAAGTTGCATCAAACAAAAATTTCATAATACAACATACTATTGGTCCAATTCAATATTGCTCTGATAACTTTTTGCTCAAAAACAAAGATGTGTTAAGAGGAGAATTAGTTGAAATTATTTTAGGTTCTGGAAACAAAGTAGTTAGTGGATTATTTGAAGGTCAAGTAATTGAAAAGGGTAAAATGGCTAAAGGTTCATTAATTGGTTCTCAATTTTTAAATCAATTAACTTCTTTAATGACATTAATTAATAGTACTGAACCACATTTCATTCGATGTATCAAACCAAATGAAAATAAGAAACCATTAGAATGGTGTGAACCCAAAATATTAATTCAATTACATGCCTTATCTATTTTAGAAGCCCTTGTTTTAAGACAATTAGGATATTCATATAGAAGAACATTCGATGAATTCTTGTACCAATTTAAATTTGTAGACATAAATACTTCTGAAAATTCTTCACTTGATAGTAGAGAAAAATGTAATAAGATATTAAAACTTTCAGGTCTTTCTGATGATATGCTTAAAATAGGAAAGACAATGGTATTTTTGAAACAAGATGGTGCAAAAATGTTGTCGAAGATACAAAGAGAAAAACTTGTAGAATGGGAAAATTGTGTAAGTGTAATTGAAGCTGCAATTATGAAGTACAAACATAAGcaaaatgttgaaaataaCGTATCTTCTCTTATGAGAGTTCAAGCTCATATAAGAAAGAGAATGGTTGCTTAA
- a CDS encoding phosphoenolpyruvate carboxykinase, putative, giving the protein MNDIKKIVIDEIRRNLVYNKPVGPIMSLKDILTLSQEQESQFNKEVQGLGLNVNSIHHNSTPSFLYEMALKYESNSYITSTGALCCTSGEKTGRSPSDKRIVKESSSENDIWWGNVNIPIKEKSYEINKGRAIDYLNLQPNLYVIDAYAGWDESCRIKIRVITSRAYHALYMLNMLIPPKTVEEIQNFVPDFIIYNAGDFPSNRLTEGMSSKTSVIINFGAMNMVILGTQYAGEMKKGILTLFMYKMPKENKLPLHSSCNVGKKNDVTLFFGLSGTGKTTLSADANRYLIGDDEHVWTDNGIFNVEGGCYAKCKGLSKKQEPEIFQAIKFGAILENVIMDPITRDVDYNNCSITENTRCAYPLSYIENAKIPAYINSHPKNIILLTCDAFGVIPPLSKLNVYQMMYHFVSGYTSKMAGTEDNILKPTATFSSCYAAPFLALHPMVYAKMLADKYEKHKPNVWLLNTGWIYGAYGTENGERIPLKYTRMLVDYIHDDKLNNIKYKQTPIFNFSIPEHLEGIPDDVLDPYIGWKNKEDYNVSLKTLAQEFITNFNLYSDKADPNILSGGPSI; this is encoded by the coding sequence atgaatgacATAAAAAAGATAGTAATTGATGAAATAAGGAGGAACTTAGTTTATAATAAACCAGTTGGACCAATAATGAGTTTAAAAGATATTTTAACATTAAGTCAAGAACAGGAATCTCAATTTAATAAAGAAGTTCAAGGTTTAGGGTTGAATGTAAATAGTATCCATCATAATTCAACcccatcatttttatatgaaatggctttaaaatatgaatctaattcatatataacaAGTACAGGAGCATTGTGTTGTACATCTGGTGAAAAGACAGGAAGATCTCCATCGGATAAAAGGATTGTAAAAGAAAGTAGTTCAGAAAATGACATATGGTGGGGTAATGTTAATATACCAATAAAAGAGAAATcttatgaaataaataaaggtCGAGCTAtagattatttaaatttacagccaaatttatatgtaatagATGCATATGCAGGTTGGGATGAAAGTTGTCGAATAAAAATCCGTGTTATAACATCTAGAGCATATCatgcattatatatgttaaatatGTTAATACCACCCAAAACAGTAGAAGAAATTCAAAATTTTGTACCcgattttataatatataatgctGGTGACTTTCCATCAAATAGATTAACAGAAGGTATGTCTAGTAAAACATctgttataataaatttcgGTGCAATGAATATGGTAATATTAGGAACACAATATGCGGgtgaaatgaaaaaaggtatattaacattatttatgtataaaatgccaaaagaaaataaattaccATTACATTCTTCATGTAATGTaggtaaaaaaaatgatgttacattattttttggtTTATCGGGTACTGGTAAAACAACATTATCAGCAGATGCGAACAGATATTTAATTGGAGATGATGAACATGTATGGACAGACAATGGAATATTTAATGTAGAAGGTGGTTGTTATGCTAAATGTAAAGGATTATCTAAAAAACAAGAACCTGAAATATTTCAAGCTATTAAATTTGGAGCGATATTAGAAAATGTTATTATGGATCCTATAACTAGAGATGtagattataataattgttcAATTACTGAAAATACTAGATGTGCTTATCCATTATCTTATATTGAAAATGCTAAAATAcctgcatatattaatagtcacccaaaaaatataattctttTGACATGTGATGCTTTTGGTGTTATACCACCtttatcaaaattaaatGTCTATCAAATGATGTATCATTTTGTTAGTGGATATACAAGTAAAATGGCAGGAACAGaagataatatattaaaaccAACTGCTACTTTTTCTTCTTGTTATGCTGCCCCGTTTTTAGCTTTACATCCGATGGTTTATGCAAAAATGTTAGCAGATAAGTATGAAAAACATAAACCAAATGTTTGGTTATTAAATACGGGATGGATATATGGTGCTTATGGAACAGAAAATGGAGAAAGAATTCCATTAAAATATACACGAATGCTAGTTGATTATATACATGATGATAaactaaataatattaaatataagcAAACCccaatttttaattttagtaTACCTGAGCATTTAGAAGGAATTCCAGATGATGTGTTAGACCCTTATATTGGATGGAAGAATAAAGAAGATTACAATGTCAGTTTGAAAACCTTAGCTCAAGAGTTTATTACAAATTTCAATTTGTATTCGGACAAAGCAGATCCAAATATTTTATCTGGAGGCCCCTCCATTTGA
- a CDS encoding sporozoite protein essential for cell traversal, whose protein sequence is MKISITILVLFIILKCVLSFNLSIEPKGNNITLDKHIKKESNIDHSKNQIIEEFDKISDDFSDDINTTKQTIKDLFLDIEGSFEDTSDDVVKLLSKYSFVPEEKLNIIDGILRSFIENNKTHVINSSNAYMYMQKEKIKNVCDFILKKLNSLIQINELNKNHIILKYGKGEAKKGVLESIKNNDNISKNLKSELLKYENVSNQNIRVSELINFITPIYDDFIKKLSDLINDLQIKLNNISK, encoded by the exons ATGAAAATATCAATTACCATTTTAGTCctatttatcattttaaaatgtgttttatcttttaatCTAA GCATTGAACCGAAAGGAAATAATATCACTTTAGATAAACATATTAAGAAAGAAAGTAATATTGATCATTCGAAAAATCAg aTCATTGAAGAATTTGACAAAATTTCAGATGACTTTAGTGATGATATAAATACAACAAAGCAAACAATAAAAGATTTATTTCTCGATATAGAAGGTTCGTTTGAAGATACTTCTGATGATGTTGTGAAACT CCTATCAAAATACAGTTTTGTTCCAGAAGAAAAATTGAATATTATAGATGGAATTCTTCGATCTTTCATTGAAA aCAACAAAACCCACGTTATCAATTCCTCAAATGCTTATATGTACAtgcaaaaagaaaaaataaaaaacgtTTGTGactttatattaaaaaaattaaatagcctaattcaaataaacgaacttaataaaaatcacattattttaaaatatggaAAAGGAGAAGCAAAAAAAGGGGTTTTAGAATCAATAAAGAACAACGACAATATATCCAAAAATCTAAAATCTGAATTATTGAAATATGAAAATGTAAGTAACCAAAATATAAGGGTATCAGAATTAATTAACTTCATAACTCCTATTTATGatgattttataaaaaagttATCTGATTTAATTAATGATTTACAAATTAaactaaataatatttcaaaataa
- a CDS encoding DNA-directed RNA polymerases I, II, and III subunit RPABC4, putative, producing MYIREHDEDISTDPVVYICGECGIDTVIPPNASLRCKNCGSKIFFKKRSRRVMQYEAR from the exons ATGTATATAAGAGAGCATGACGAAGATATATCAACCGACCCagttgtttatatttgtggag AATGCGGAATTGATACAGTAATACCACCTAATGCTTCACTGAGATGTAAAAATTGTGgatcaaaaatattttttaagaaaaGAAGCCGACGAG TTATGCAATATGAAGCTCGATAA